AGGTGTGCGGGGCTGGGTGGATGGAGAGAACAGCCCAGTCTTCTTGTTCCAGTGCTGGAATTACAAGTTCAGATCTGGCTGCCCAGGACCTTAAATGGTGTGTTTGTCAGGTAGGAAGACACAGTGTGCTCTATGTAGCAGTTCGTTAGGAAGTGGGCCTCCGTTTGACCCCGGCCCTGCTGATGTCAGAGGCCATGCGCCCCAGGTCCTGATGCAGGGCACGTGGGAGGGGGCAGTTTGCCCACCTGTAGTTCCAGGCCCCCAGGGTGGGATGGCCACCTTCTAGCACAACCGTCATAGGACAAGGCCTCAGGAGGGCAGTGGGCCCACTCCTCGCCCAGGCGCAAACCCAGACAAAAGACAAGGTGGGGTACCCTTGAGAGGTCCCCAGGAGGGACACAGTGGGGGAGAGCTGAGTCTAAGCCCTGCATGCACAGTGGCCCCCCTCTGTCCCCCTGATGTTAGGTGATGGCTCCGCTGGTGCTGGTTCCTCTTGGAAAGAATTGGGTTTTGCAGAAACCAAAGTGGGGTCTTAGGCCAGGCCCTGACCTGCTGACCCTGGGCCACTCCAGCCCCTGCCACTGGGTCCTGTCTGTGGTCTGCCCCTCCTGAAGCCCAGGCTCTGGAATCTTTGAAACTAGAAGGGGGAGGGGCTTCCCCTTCAAACTCTCCACCAGCACAAAGGCAGCAAATTGTCTCTAAACCCCATTGGGCCGGCTGGCCTTTTGTttcttggtgaagaagattgtctctaagctaacatctatgccagtcttccactattttgtatgtggggtgctgccacagcatggcttgatgagcagtgcataggtctgcacctgggatccaaacccgcaaaccctgggcgatggaagcggagcacacaaaacaaaccactatgccattgggccagccctggccgACCTTTTATTAGCAACCCCCCCCTGCACTCCTAGGCTGCCAGGAGAGGCCTTGTCTAGGGAATAGGAAGGGGCCCTAGGCCTGGTTTGGGGGGGCAGGGGGTCATTGGgggtttcctccctcccttcgcccactctgctgccctctgcctgggAATCGAGGATccagtgtggccttgggcagagcTCGCCTCAGGAGCAAGGCTGCCCAGGGGAGGTGCTCAGCTGCCTCAGCCCTCACTGCCTCATCTGCACAATGGGAACAATAAAGGGACACAGCAGAGGGCACTCAAGATTACACAAGGGCCTGGGGCAAAGTGCTCAGTAGTGTGAGCTGtccttgttgtttttgttgttgttatgagcTAAGGGGCTGCTGGTCCCGGCCTCCGAGGAACCACCTTGGTGGTGTGAGAAGCAGCAGAGAGCAGGGTGCTGAGATGCCCCCGTGCAGGCCCCGCAGGTCCCCAGATGGGACTCAAGCAGCAGCTCCACCCTGTGGGCCTCGGGGACTAAAGGAGAGTCTCCAGGGAGCTTTTGACGTGTTCTGATGGCAGCCCCACCCTGGTCAGAATCTCTGGGTGGGTGTCGGGGGGTCTGGGGGGATGTCCTGTTATCTTGGGGAGCTCCCAGCTGGCCTCCGTGCCTGCAGGGCTGGGAGGCGGGGATGGAGATGCAGGGGGATGCTGAGCTCCGCTGGGCCATGAGACTGTGGATCTGGAGGCTTAGCTCTGGCAGCCATTTCATCTCCACCAAGGGAGAAAGGGTTTGGGAGACCAGCATGCCAGATCCCATCAGAGCGCAGTACCCCTTGATGTCCCCGAGGACAGGCCAGGCCTTGTGTCAGAGGGCAGCTTGAGAGTTCAGCAGCCTGCAGGCTAGGGGCTGGAGCAATGGACTGAGAAGTGCCCGCAGTTGTGATAATAACTGTTACCACATACGAGAGCCACTCTCTGCCATGTCCTCCCAGAGGGGATTTCTGGTCCTCTCAGTAACCCAGGGGCATTATTATTCCCCTTTTCCACATAAATGGTCTTTGCTAAAGTCCCCTGGGCGTCTGGTCTCCCTGGCCTGAGAGAGCCTTCCTGTGGTTTTCCTCGGttgtgggaggggagagaagggggagaaggagaaggaaggaggaaggagcaggaagggggagagagggaggaggcaagggGAATAGGGTTGCTAGAGGAAATACAGGGcacccagttaaatctgaattccAGATACacacaaatacttttttttgatGAGTATATCCCAGGCAAAATTttggacatacttatactaaaaacgtattcattgtttatctgaaattcaatttaaattggcagttctgtatttttatttgccaaatctggCAAGCctaggagggaggaggagaggcggagggagcagagggaggagggagaggtctGGACCGGTGGCGCGCGGGTGGAGAGCGAATGATTCTCCCAATTCTCCCTCTGGGCCGTGCAGACTACAAGGAATGCTTCTCCCTGTACGACAAGCAGCAGCGGGGCAAGATAAAAGCCACTGACCTCCTGCTGGTGATGCGgtgcctgggggccagcccgacGCCGGGGGAGGTGCAGCGGCACCTGCAGACGCACGGGCTGGGTGAGTGCGCCGGTGGGCGGGCGCGGAGCCCGGCGCTGGGGAAGCAGCCGCCTGGGCTGGTGGGTGGGCCTGGAGCCGGCAGCTGTGGTCCTGCCCAGGGGCCCGGCCGTGGGGTGTGAAGAGCTGGGAAGTTTGAGGAGTGTGCAGAGCTCACTGGCTCCTGCATCGCTCGGCTGCCATGAGTCCTCATGGCGATCGCTGACACCCCCTCTCCCAGAGGACCCTGGGGTCGCGGCATTCCACGAGGTTAGCGCAAACCCGCAGTGAAGGCAGTGCCCACGGCCATCCCCGTGTTGTTCCGACAGAACAGTTTCCCTGGATGGAGGATTTGTCCTGTGCTCGGCTCAACTCCTATGAAGTAGGCGCTACCCGAGTCCCTGCTTACAGGTAGAGGTCAAGGTTCAGAGTCGTTAGGTACCTGGCCCGAGTGCTTAATTAAGCCAGTGGAACtcaattttctaatttcaaagaCTGACCTAAAAGCGACACGATACTGTGAGAAAAAATGTGGAGGGAAACCCACCCAAAACTTCCCAAGAGGTTCTCTCTGGTCATGGGGTTATGGGTGATTTTCATTCCCTTTattgttgtttcctgtttttgacAAGGGGAACATATAGGACTTTTATAACCAGAAACAAacaagttgtgtttttttttttttgagaagagaaagggaggggtgTCAGAGGCTGCGGTGGCTGTTTGCATTGGTAGCTTAGGAAGGAAAGACAGGCCCAGAGGAAGGGGGCAGCCTGGAAAGAGCAGTTGACCTGGAGCCCAGAGGCGACTTCTCagtctctggacctcagtttcctcctctcgGATGGGTCCACCACCTGCCAGGGTTGTCCTGAGGTCCCGTCAGAGCGAGCCTGCAGCAGTGCTGGGAGCCGCTCCTGGCGCAGGCCTGGCGGGCTGGGGCGGGCCTCCGGAGGCTGGAGCCCGCTGGTGGGGCGTTCAGCAACTGAGATCCCCACTTCCAGCTGCGAAGGGGTGGTGGTTTCCTttggtttctgtctcctccaaACAGGAAGTTGTGGCCAGGGGAAGCTCTTTCCTGCAGTTGTAGCCTGGCCAGGTCCCCAGGCTAGCTCGGAGGAGGGGCACAGACTGGGCAGCCTAGGGTGGAGGCTGCAGTGAGGGGAAAGACAGGTGAACAGCCCAGCTGGGACTGGCGCTGGAGGCCCCCAGTGGGGTCACCCGTTTATCTTGGTGGATGTGCCGCAGTGGCCGCCAAGGGGGATGGACACAAAGATGTACTTCCCTCTAATTCAGGGCAGGAGAGAAGCAGCCAGAAGAGAGCAAAGGAGGTGGTACTCCATCCTGATCTGACCACTCTCTGTGAAATGACTCCACACTCTGAGCTGCTGCCTCCTTCGTGGGCAAAATGAGATGATGGTCTCTGaggattgttgggaggattaaatgaagtgtATCCGTGGTGGGAACTCAGAGGGCTGTAGCCTCTTCACCATGACCTGTGCCACCATCATGACGCCTCTTGAATTAGGTGGCCTTTGAGCTGGTCATGAAGGCTTGGGCAGAAGGCCAGTTGGCTTCCCCAAGCAGAGCCTTTTCCTCCCTGCTCACTCTGCTGTGTTTGGGGGTTTCCTAGACAGAAATGGAGAGCTGGATTTCTCCACTTTCCTGACCATTATGCACATGCAAATCAAACAAGAGGAcccaaagaaagaaattctattgGCCATGTTGATGGCAGACAAGGAGAAGAAAGGCTACATCATGGCGTCCGAGCTGCGGTCAAAACTCATGCAACTTGGGGAGAAGCTCACCCACAAGGAAGGTAATGGCCTGGGTCCATCTATCCCAGTAGCAGGAGAGGATTAGGGAGTT
This genomic stretch from Equus quagga isolate Etosha38 unplaced genomic scaffold, UCLA_HA_Equagga_1.0 153_RagTag, whole genome shotgun sequence harbors:
- the LOC124233055 gene encoding calmodulin-like protein 4 → MAAADLLLGPPPSLADFRLEAGRKGNREGASGSSEPREAARGSTMAKFLSQDQINDYKECFSLYDKQQRGKIKATDLLLVMRCLGASPTPGEVQRHLQTHGLDRNGELDFSTFLTIMHMQIKQEDPKKEILLAMLMADKEKKGYIMASELRSKLMQLGEKLTHKEVDELFREANIEPNGKVKYDEFIRKITIPVQDY